The Planctomycetota bacterium region CACGGCCACGGGCTTGCACGCCGGCCCCTGCTCCAGCACCACGCACATCCCCTGGTTGTCCATCACGTAGATGTGTTTGCCCCCGAGGGCCGCGCTGGCGCCGATGCCGATGGCATTGTAGGTGTGCAGCTCGTCGAAGCCCAGGTCCTGCGCGTAGTGGGTCTTGCCCGACGGGATGTCGGCGGCGTAGAAGAAGCCGTACTGGTCGGGGATGTAGTGGGTGTCGCCGACGATGAGGGGGGAGGCGGGGGTGAAGCGGTCGAGCCATTCGCCGTTGGGCCGGCGGTGGTTGCACTGGACCTCGATGCCGCGGAACTCGGGCTGCCAGGCGTCGCCCTCGCACTTGGAGAAGTCCGCCATCAGGAGGCCGGCAACGCCGCACCAGGCCAGATACATGGTCTCGCCGACGACCACGGGGGCGGCCCAGCCGAGGTCGCCCTGGGTGATGCGGGGATTGGCCCAGAGCTGCTTGCCGTCGGAGGCGCGGTAGCACACGCCTCGCCAGGTGAAGACCACGTCGGTGCCGCGAATCGTCGCGGGGATCAGCGACGCGATGCTGTGCCCCTTGGGATCGCTCCAGACCGTCTTGCCCGTCGCGGCGTCGAGGGCGTGCAGGCCGTTGAACACGACGCACAGCTTGTCGCCGACGAGGGCCGGCGAGCACGAGTAACTGATCTCCTTCGGCACCTCGAGGCGGCGAATCCACTGGCGGTTGCCGTCGAGGTCGTAGCAGGCCACGACGCCGAAGCCGGTGAAGGCCCACACGTGCTTGCCGTCGCTGACGGGCGTGGTGGTGAAGCCCACGATGCCGAAGTGGCCCTCCAGGTGGCCCTCGAGGCGCATGTGGTACTTCTTCTTGTCCACCTCGAGCAGGAGGTCGCGCATCTGGCGGCGAATCTCGAGGCCCTTCTCATAGTCGGCCTTCGCCAGCTCTTCCGCGAGCGGGGCGAGCTTTTCCTTGAAGACGGGGCTGGCGGCGCGGTCCTCCTCCGTTGTGGCCTCGTAGAGGCTGTTGAAGCGGCGCCAGAGCACTTTGCCGGTCGTCTTGTCGAGGCACAGGAGCTGGTCGGGCTCGGCCGGGGTGAAGATGCGGTCGCCCACCACGAGGGGGCAGGCATTGGTCCGCTCCGGCATCTCGGCCATCCAGACGATGTTCTTCTCCTCGTAGGGCGTCGGCTCGGCGTCCATCAGCACGGGCGCGAACCACAGCGCGCGGCCGTTGGGCCCCGTGTAGGTGCACATCTTGGCGAGGAGCTGGTTCCAGCCCTGCTTCAGGTCGAGCGTGATGCGCGGCGAGCGGCCGTGGGTGAAGGCCAGCTTCTGGCGGCTGATGCCGTAGTGGCTGCCATAGCCCATCGCCATCTTGGGCGCGCAGTAGACCTGTTCGCCGTTGAAGAAGAGCTTGAGGCCGTAGATGTGGTCCACCGTGAGGGTCACCTTGCCCGCGCGTGCGGCGTGGAGGTAGGTGTGCGCGTAGGCCACGTGGTTCGGCTTGTAGTCGAGCGCCTTCGCGAGGTCCACAGCCTCATCCAGGTCCACGCGGCCCCAGCGCTCGTAGTCAGGCGCGCGCTTCATCTCCAGGCGCTTCCAGGCGAGGCCGCCCACCTGGTCGCCCTCGGCGGGCGCGAGCTTGGCCTCGCCGGGAATCTGCTCCTTGTCGAAGTCGTTCACCGAGTGGGTCACGGGCAGCAGGCCGACGACGAGCCAGTCGCGGAGGAGGCC contains the following coding sequences:
- a CDS encoding PQQ-binding-like beta-propeller repeat protein — encoded protein: MRHIAPSCLLLAAVSAFAAAGAAPPTTYGWRGNWTGLYPDATPPTTWGRIAKGVVAGLSCQAAKPAPDAAKGTTPVTTGHGLLRDWLVVGLLPVTHSVNDFDKEQIPGEAKLAPAEGDQVGGLAWKRLEMKRAPDYERWGRVDLDEAVDLAKALDYKPNHVAYAHTYLHAARAGKVTLTVDHIYGLKLFFNGEQVYCAPKMAMGYGSHYGISRQKLAFTHGRSPRITLDLKQGWNQLLAKMCTYTGPNGRALWFAPVLMDAEPTPYEEKNIVWMAEMPERTNACPLVVGDRIFTPAEPDQLLCLDKTTGKVLWRRFNSLYEATTEEDRAASPVFKEKLAPLAEELAKADYEKGLEIRRQMRDLLLEVDKKKYHMRLEGHLEGHFGIVGFTTTPVSDGKHVWAFTGFGVVACYDLDGNRQWIRRLEVPKEISYSCSPALVGDKLCVVFNGLHALDAATGKTVWSDPKGHSIASLIPATIRGTDVVFTWRGVCYRASDGKQLWANPRITQGDLGWAAPVVVGETMYLAWCGVAGLLMADFSKCEGDAWQPEFRGIEVQCNHRRPNGEWLDRFTPASPLIVGDTHYIPDQYGFFYAADIPSGKTHYAQDLGFDELHTYNAIGIGASAALGGKHIYVMDNQGMCVVLEQGPACKPVAVNRIETVVDRYWPWAPQEIVANGPPVFDGSRLYIRGEKFLYCIGEK